The Hevea brasiliensis isolate MT/VB/25A 57/8 chromosome 9, ASM3005281v1, whole genome shotgun sequence nucleotide sequence CCATCCTCTATTTCTTacttattcaatatttttttctcaGATTCATCAGATCGTTTACCACCAAAAGCAACCATGTTACACGTTGTCACAACAACCCCAGCATTACCTTGAATCTTTCTTTCCTATCAGATGTGAATTGACACATTTGTTCCTCTTGGATGGTAGACCAGAGCTGGAACTGAAAGGCCCACTGATCCAGACACAGCATTTATTCTAAACGAAGGCAACTTTTCTTTATTTGGCATGCTGCAGAAACACCAACTAAGGACTTTCTGGCACCACATGGTAGTACAATGATAACAGATCTTGCTCTACCTGCAATTTCaaccaccattaacaaccaaTTTTTGCCAAAATCAAAAGCTTGTAGAATGATATAATTGCAAAAAAATAACTGTGATGTTGAAAATTGTTGactaattttcaaacaaacttgAAGCAGAACACCAAAATTGAAATCTGAAAATATATAATCCATTAAAGGTATTTCTCAGGCCGTCCAcactataaataaataataaaaccaTATTAAATTCGGATTTAGCAGTAGCAAGTTATAACATCAATAAAAGCTTTAtatcataccatttctaaacaatTTACTAAGGCTCTTCTCTTGATAAGGTCATGGTTGTGCAAGTGACTGCAGCTCCATGCAAAATCAGGATTGACCTGCAGTGTCAATAGAGCATTAACCAATTTTGCTAACAGGAAAGATTTTGTGAAGCTGTTCCTATACCCAGCATCCGAAATTATTCATAATACAGAACTTGACCATATTTCTCATATTGGCAACTTATGCATGTGCATTCTACGCAAGCTGTATGATAAGTAAACCAGCTAAATTGAGTATGGTGCTAAAATGAGGGAAAAAtgaaaacaattaaaataatttcataatggATTACTCTCCTCGCAGTAGACAAACCTACAGATATTGATGCATACAAACctagttattaaaggctcaatGCGCACTACGGTGCCAAGAATCTTGGAGCCTAGGTGCAAGACACACAACTGAGTGAGGCAAGGcgcaaaaattaaaaagaaaatgcattaaaaatcaaataaatgtgaaatcaaacttcaaataacataaaactaaaaatattaataactaataagcattcaagtaacatgtttataattcaaataaaataaaaataaactactaAAGTTTAAGACGCTAATATATTGAAACTTGAATAGTCTTTTAATTCTCAAAACTAAAGTCAAGTAATCATAAAATAACTATTCTTCAATCTTCATCAAAAGTAGCATCATAATCTTCTTCATCAAGAGTAGCATCAtaattttcttcatcttcttctataGCTTCATCCTCTTGATACTCATcttcaaaatcaatattttcatcatCTTCCTCATCTTTAAAAAGTAAAGGAGTATTAGTTCTCAAGTTAGTGGATGAtgctctttctttttcctttggcatagatcttgaaatagATGCTGATTCAACATTTTTTTCTTTCCCTGATTTAGTGTTGTAGGCATTCTCTTCAACTCCAATAGCAGTAACCATATTCAATGTCAAGGTGTCATCTTTAAAAACAAGCTCATCTCTATCTAACTCTTCCTTCATTTTACCCATCAACCATTCATTATTATCATCTATGTCTTTCAATGAGATAGGATCAATGTAGTCACGTGCATCATGTCGGCGCTTTAATGCCCTATTATACTTCACAAACACCAAATCATTCAAGCGTTGTTGAGCTAgcctatttctttttttattatgaaTCTGCAAAATATGACAAATTTAATAAGTATGGTTTATGAAAGAACAAGTTAAAGGTTTAATTCTAAAGGGATATGCTTTGTTACTTACATGCTCAAAGATGTTCCAATTACGCTCACAACCAGATGCACTACAAGTGAGGCTAAGCACTTTTATagcaaaatttctcaaatttggAGCTGAAGATCCATAAGCCTTCCACCAGTCaactataaataaaataatgtGTATTAATTATTATTCAAAAAGACTACAAGACAAGATTAAATACTTATGATTAAAATCATATTACCTGGAGATATCGTCTTTCGATTTCTAACTGCCATATCGATTCCAAATATGCCTTCAACATTTTGATACAAAATTAATTGTTTCACGATTTTGTCTTGCTCTTCTTCACTTGGAATCAACCTTTGCATAACTTTATATAAACCAAGCATAACCTTTTCATCTTGATAAATATCAGCATTTGAATAAAAGAATTCAGGATTCAAATAATATCCAGCTGCATGCAAAGGTTGGTGGAGTTGGCCTTCCCACCGTTTATCAATAATCTCAAATATGGCCTtgtatttttcttcattttcaccaAATGACTTTGCAATTGCTTCTTTAGCCCTATCCATGGCCTTATAAATATATCCCATTGCCGGCATTTTCTCACCTTCAACTAATCTAAGCACTCGAATTAATGGACCAAATATCTTTAAGACATAAGCCATATTAGTCCAGAAAGTAGGCATCATGACAATACTACTCACTTTTTTACCAGCCGGCTCTTTTGCCCACTCACTTTTAGTCCATTCCTCTGAAGTGAACATCTTTTTCAAATTAGTCTTATGCTTATGTATGCGTTGAAGAGTGAGAAAAGCAGTTGCAAATCTTGTGACGGCAGGCCTAATTAGGTCTCTTTCACTTGTGAAGTGCCGTAACGTGTTCGCTACACCTGGACGAACACAAATGTAGCCATTCAAAGTCACTGCCCTTTTAATTGTGTTATAAATATTGGTCATTTTCCCAATATCTTCTAGAATCAAATTTAAGCAATGGGCAGCACAAGGAGTCCAACACAAATGCGGGCGCTTGACTTCTAACAATTTTCCTagaaaaacaaaacaaatatGACAACATAAATTATTAAATACATTCTTTacttgaaatgaaatttaaattatctaataaaagaattaaatttaaatttacctgCAAGCACACAATTGCTAGTATTATTTGTCACAACTTGAACCACATTAGCCTCTCCAATACGCTCCACGAATCTATCAAGAAGCTCAAACATCTTTTCATCGGTCTTTGAATACTCTGAAGCGTCAATAGATTCAATGAAAACGGTTCCTTTCGAAGAATTCACCAATAAATTAATCAAGGTCCTTTGCTTCTTATTAGTCCAACTATCTACCATTATAGAACAACCATGCTTTGCCCATTCATCTTCATAAGACTTCAATGAACTCCTCACATTAGCAACTTCTTTATTCAATAAGGGAACTCGCACCTCATGGAAAGTAGGTGCCTTCAAACCAATACCAAATTGTCCAATAGACTCCACCATCACTTGAAAACTTGGATAATTGACAGCACTAAAAGGAATTCCCGCATCATACATCCACTGAGCTATAGCCCTACATGCTTTTTCTCGCAATTTCTTTTTACGTGCCTCATTTGTAGTGGTTTGCTTCATCTTTGTATTTTTCTTATCTTGCATCACTATTTCTGCATTTTGAGCAAAATATAAATCAATAGGACCCTTTGTCCTTGTCCTCTTTCTCATTTCTGCAACTTTACTACTTCCTTCCAATGAGCCTCCTGTGTTTGCAGCAATTTCATCTTCATTTTCATCATCACTAAACCTTTCAACATCTTCAAAATCTGGAAAAGAACTTTTATCAAAGCCCTTTTTTAAAACCTTTTTCTTCATATACTCTTGCATTTCTTCACATACAAGAGCTGGACGCTTCCTACACATGGTGACATTCCGAAATCCTCCAACCAAACGCTTCTTAGCTTGGTATATCCCTCCCTTTGTAACTTTGTCAAAAGAGTTGCAAACAATATCATTTGTATTTTGTGGCTTTAACATACGCACATGTTTCCAAATGGGATCTGTTTTGCTATTGTCACTTTTAGAACCAGCGGCAGCAGAAGATGTTTCGGAATCCATCTGTTACAATTTACAATCGGACAAGAAATATCAACACCAACTCCCTATGCCAATAGCATAGCAAGCTTAGCAAAGCAATTAAGTCTCAAGCAATCAATTAAAGACTCACGGTCACAAACTAAAAGTATAGATTAAAACCACATACCAAGATCACAAGTACTAAACAGAAAGAAGGACAAATGAACAGAAACCAGGtatagattaaatcaaataaaaaacaaACAGTCCTACATATCCCTTAAATTGataatcattaattaaattttcttgaattaagcTTTTGAGAGTTGATGCCTAATTAGGCAAGTTGGGGTTTGAATATACACACAGGCATGGAAACTATGTTCATTTCACCTTTCTCCATGCAATAAGTGTAATGTGATTAACAATTATCAAATCATTTATCAATGCATGCCATGTGAATCTTTATAATCAATTATCAATCCACATCCAAGTTCAAGCACCATAACTCTCTCCATCAACTAAGAAGTTATCATTAATCAGATCacaaaatgggaaaaaaaaattaagaaagaaaatgaaaaacctTGCACTGcagagaagagaaaaaaaaaaagccagaTCACGTCATCAAGAAGCAGAGGAgcaagaagaaagagagaagaagaagaagaagaagaaagaagggaaaaaagaaaaaagactaACCTCGAGATTTTATTCTGCCAGCGCTGGAGCTGGAGCAGCAAAGAAGCCGGATaagccttttcttcttcttcttttttttttctccctcgcTGGCTGCTGTCTGCTGTCTGCGACTAGGTTAAAGAGCCCTAAAAAAACATGGTTGCCTTTTATAGGGGGCCTGGCGTAACTGGGGCGCGCCTTGCGCCTCAGTCGGTCGCCCGCCTGGAGAGTTTCAAGGCGCTGTACCTGTTGCGCCTCTTCAATACACAGATGCACAACAGATATAGCATGCATTATCTACAATTTACAAAGATTTTGAGAATCATtcagcaagaaaaaaaaaatcaggtaCAGTAATTGCCAATACTGCAACTGCTAATAATGCAGCAAATGGAGCAATTCCGAGTAGTTATCTCATTCAGAAAACTAACATCAGATGTCATTCTTGCTCGAGATATAACTTCATCTTTCAACAACCCTTTCAGTTACCTGAAATACCACATAAAAACATTACTACCAAGCATTCAAAACCCAAGTACCAAGGAGTGCAAACCAAATAAAAACCAGCTTGCCTCTGGAAATGGTGATTCAACAAAGTATAAATTCATTCTTCTTGAGTACAAGCTTCATTCTGCCGTAATTGACAGTAGAAGCATGAATGGAATCAATCATCTCTTTGGGCAGCTTTTTTGGACAACTTGCTCAAAACAGCAATTATGGTTACAGTTTCTAGTCCCACTGACACTGCATCATACAGTGAATGTGGCGTCAAATCGTATTCGTGCATTGGCTCAAGCCTATACATGCAAACTCACATTCATGATCAAAAATAGATGCCCATAATCTTACATTCATagcaatccaaaaaaaaaaatcttacatTCATATAAACAATATTGAGGTATGTAAATAACTACATCGAGTTATGCATATTCTGGGTTAGAAACCGATAGTAGATACCTGCAAAGGGGCTCAGCAACGGCGATGAGGAAATCGTTAGCTTGTCTATATGAAAGGAAAAAAGTCTCGAGGAAAATGCAACCATCGGAGCAGGCCCATAGTGGCTGTTTGCCACAATCCCTCTTCTTCGCTTCCTTCTCTCCGTTTGGTCAAACCACACATACAGATCAATCTCTCAATTACACACGTTCACCACAGATGATACAATCGTGATTAACATGGTCGATCATACTACCATCGCGATAATCATGTTCTGCATCTTCCCAGAAATAAACATCGTCATCTTCCTCGTTTGTGCTCCTAAGCTTAGCCTGCACACAAATTTTCTTGATTTTCGTATTGGGTATATATGAATAGCAAAttcattgtaaaaaaaaaaatcgagTGACCCGTAAATAATTTGAGCTTCTTGTTGGGTCGACCATTTTAAAGGCAAGTGTTAACATTATCATTTGCAACTGATGACCGATAAAAGAACGCAACATCAAGCACGTTGCGCTTCAAATATTCTGAGTGATAAAAAGATCAAGACCTTCTCTTTCttctgtgttttcttttcatcagAGAAAATCCTCTTCTTTCTTCAGTCGAGCGTTTTTGGATGGTCAGAGCAGGCTGCTCAAATATATGTAAGTCAAGAAGGGACGACGGTGAGATCGCTATGAGGAGAGAATTGGGTGCGGTGGGGTCTACTCCCATTAGGCGGCGGTGGCGCACATGTAGCTTAAACGGCGGCGTATTATTAGCCCAGCAACTTATATTTATATTTCATTCATTACTGTGAAACAAGCCTCGCTGACTGTAGCTTCGTTCCTTCCCTTTGAGTTACCGACTTTCCTTCTCCACCGTCGCTAGTGTATCATAGAACAGAAATGGTGAGTCTTTATCTTGCGTCAATGGCTTTGTCCTTTCTTTTGGATTCTCAAGATaatattttcttctagggtttcgaGTACTCTTTTTGTATGTGTTGGATTAGATTTATAGCCGTTTGGTTTCCCAGAAAACGCAGGAAAATTTTGTGTTCATATGCGCATTTGTTTAGGGCTTTTGTTATAATAGTCTTAAACTAAACTGTCACAAGATTCGAACCTGCCTCTTCTCGTTTTTCGTTGGTTTTCTCGGGAATCTATTTAATGGGGAAAAAGAAGTCCCGTGAAAGTttcgatttttctttttttttttttaatatatatcttTCAAATTATTTTGCTTTCCTGATTAATGAGTTCAAATTGAAATTTTTGCACCAGGCTACACCATTGATAACAGGAATGGCAATAGCTGCTGCTGCTTACGCGGGCAGATATGGAATCCAGGCTTGGCAGGCATTCAAGGCAAGACCACCAACAGCTAGGATGCGCAGATTCTACGAAGGTGGTTTTCAACCTGTCATGACGAGGAGGGAAGCAGCTCTAATACTTGGAATTAGGTACATCTTTTCTCTGTAAATTTGGGTTGTAAATGAAATGATtagtttattaaaaattataatatttgttttaaaaaaaaataatatactcAGTAATTTTTgttctttttaattatttgtgATCAAACATGCAATTTGTATGTATTATATTGTAGAGAAGCTTCAAATTTAG carries:
- the LOC110647363 gene encoding uncharacterized protein LOC110647363, which translates into the protein MDSETSSAAAGSKSDNSKTDPIWKHVRMLKPQNTNDIVCNSFDKVTKGGIYQAKKRLVGGFRNVTMCRKRPALVCEEMQEYMKKKVLKKGFDKSSFPDFEDVERFSDDENEDEIAANTGGSLEGSSKVAEMRKRTRTKGPIDLYFAQNAEIVMQDKKNTKMKQTTTNEARKKKLREKACRAIAQWMYDAGIPFSAVNYPSFQVMVESIGQFGIGLKAPTFHEVRVPLLNKEVANVRSSLKSYEDEWAKHGCSIMVDSWTNKKQRTLINLLVNSSKGTVFIESIDASEYSKTDEKMFELLDRFVERIGEANVVQVVTNNTSNCVLAGKLLEVKRPHLCWTPCAAHCLNLILEDIGKMTNIYNTIKRAVTLNGYICVRPGVANTLRHFTSERDLIRPAVTRFATAFLTLQRIHKHKTNLKKMFTSEEWTKSEWAKEPAGKKVSSIVMMPTFWTNMAYVLKIFGPLIRVLRLVEGEKMPAMGYIYKAMDRAKEAIAKSFGENEEKYKAIFEIIDKRWEGQLHQPLHAAGYYLNPEFFYSNADIYQDEKVMLGLYKVMQRLIPSEEEQDKIVKQLILYQNVEGIFGIDMAVRNRKTISPVDWWKAYGSSAPNLRNFAIKVLSLTCSASGCERNWNIFEHIHNKKRNRLAQQRLNDLVFVKYNRALKRRHDARDYIDPISLKDIDDNNEWLMGKMKEELDRDELVFKDDTLTLNMVTAIGVEENAYNTKSGKEKNVESASISRSMPKEKERASSTNLRTNTPLLFKDEEDDENIDFEDEYQEDEAIEEDEENYDATLDEEDYDATFDED
- the LOC110647364 gene encoding mitochondrial import inner membrane translocase subunit TIM14-3 — encoded protein: MATPLITGMAIAAAAYAGRYGIQAWQAFKARPPTARMRRFYEGGFQPVMTRREAALILGIRESTPSDKVKEAHRRVMVANHPDAGGSHYLASKINEAKDMLLGKAKGSGSAF